A single Pagrus major chromosome 19, Pma_NU_1.0 DNA region contains:
- the tm9sf1 gene encoding transmembrane 9 superfamily member 1, which translates to MQCGIGHLPGGCQRTMGLHCVLILCLFSGWTVGYKQGDNVTLYVNKVGPYHNPQETYHYYTLPVCRPEKVHHKSLSLGEVLDGDRMAESLYHIRFRENVEKKTLCQLTLSEKQVDELREAIEELFYFEFVLDDIPIWGFVGYIEESGFLPHSHKVGLWTHLDFNIEYNGDSVIFANVSVKDVKPVPLEEGAGAAVGGVGVGGGSLTVTHTYSVRWFESTLTHARRAERLRDYSFFPKTLEIHWLSIINSLVLVVLLLGFVIIILMRVLKNDFARYNVEEEGGCDDLDQGDNGWKIIHTDVFRFPPYKSLLCAVLGVGAQFLTLATAIILMALLGMFNVHRHGAINSAAIVLYALTSCVSGYVSCSFYTQINGQRWVWNIILTSSLFSAPLFLTWSVVNSIHWWSGSTQALPATTVLLLLGAWVLVGFPLTVIGGIVGKNRAGSFQAPCRTRNIARQIPTQPWYKHTAVHMAIGGFLPFSAISVELYYIFATVWGREHYTLYGILLCVFAILLSVGACISVALTYFLLSGEDYRWWWRSVLSTGSTGLFIFVYSVFYYRNRSSMSGLVQSTEFFGYSLLTAMVFTLMLGSVSFWASLAFIRYIYRSLKMD; encoded by the exons ATGCAGTGTGGAATAGGACACCTGCCAGGTGGCTGCCAGAGGACGATGGGCCTGCACTGCGTCTTGATCCTGTGCTTGTTCTCAGGCTGGACGGTGGGCTACAAGCAGGGGGACAACGTGACTCTCTATGTCAACAAAGTGGGCCCTTATCATAACCCCCAGGAGACGTATCACTACTACACCCTGCCTGTTTGCAGGCCGGAGAAG GTGCATCACAAGTCCTTGAGTCTGGGAGAAGTGTTGGACGGTGACAGGATGGCTGAGTCGTTGTATCACATCCGCTTCAGAGAGAACGTGGAGAAAAAAACTCTCTGCCAGCTCACGCTTTCAGAGAAACAG GTGGACGAGCTTCGTGAAGCCATCGAGGAGCTGTTCTACTTTGAATTTGTCCTGGATGACATACCAATCTGGGGGTTTGTGGGATACATAGAGGAGAGCGGCTTCCTGCCCCACAGCCACAAG GTGGGTTTGTGGACTCACCTAGACTTCAACATCGAGTACAACGGTGACTCTGTGATTTTCGCCAATGTCTCGGTTAAAGACGTCAAACCCGTTCCCCTGGAGGAAGGGGCGGGTGCAGCGGTGGGCGGAGTCGGGGTGGGTGGGGGCAGCCTGACAGTCACTCACACCTACAGCGTACGCTGGTTCGAGTCCACTCTGACTCACGCCAGGAGAGCCGAGCGCCTCAGAGACTACTCGTTCTTCCCGAAAACACTGGAGATCCACTGGCTGTCCATCATCAACTcactggtgctggtggtgctgctgttgggcttcgtcatcatcatcctcatgcGGGTGCTTAAAAATGACTTTGCAAG GTACAATGTGGAAGAGGAGGGCGGCTGTGACGATCTGGACCAGGGAGACAACGGCTGGAAGATCATACACACTGACGTCTTCAGGTTTCCCCCTTACAAAAGCTTGCTGTGTGCCGTGCTAGGAGTGGGGGCTCAGTTCCTTACCCTCGCCACAG CAATCATCCTCATGGCTTTGCTGGGAATGTTCAACGTGCACCGCCACGGTGCCATCAACTCTGCAGCCATCGTCCTGTACGCTCTGACCAGCTGCGTGTCAGGCTACGTCTCCTGCAGCTTCTACACACAGATTAACGGCCAGCGCTGGGTGTGGAACATCATCCTCACCTCGTCACTCTTCTCCG CTCCTCTGTTCCTCACATGGAGCGTAGTGAACTCAATCCACTGGTGGAGCGGCTCCACCCAGGCTCTGCCGGCCACCACCGTGCTCCTCCTGCTGGGTGCCTGGGTGCTGGTGGGATTCCCTCTCACCGTCATCGGTGGCATTGTGGGAAAGAACCGAGCCGGTAGCTTCCAGGCGCCCTGCCGCACTCGTAACATTGCCCGGCAGATCCCCACACAGCCGtggtacaaacacacagctgtgcacATGGCCATCGGTGGCTTCCTGCCATTCAG TGCTATCTCAGTGGAGCTCTACTACATCTTTGCCACCGTGTGGGGCAGAGAGCACTACACCCTCTACGGCATCCTGCTGTGCGTCTTCGCCATCCTCCTCTCAGTGGGCGCCTGCATCTCTGTGGCCCTCACCTACTTCCTGCTGTCTGGCGAGGACTACAGGTGGTGGTGGCGGAGCGTGCTCAGCACGGGCTCCACGGGCCTCTTCATCTTCGTTTACTCTGTTTTCTACTACCGGAACCGGTCCTCTATGAGCGGCCTGGTGCAAAGCACGGAGTTCTTCGGCTACTCTCTGCTCACGGCGATGGTGTTCACGCTGATGCTGGGCAGCGTGTCATTCTGGGCCTCCCTGGCGTTTATTCGCTACATCTACCGGAGCCTGAAGATGGACTAG
- the nanog gene encoding homeobox protein NANOG — protein MADWKSQISYNYNPSYHAYAYGLMYPPAPEQNHGSWGEAGVTDLSNNNAGVTQAYYTATTARTREESPPGSPEQHAVNGHCHYQGSGLVYLGDTQAGRLLMAGPHRAAYDARAHEARRAGSDSTSDSEAHISPDSWSSGSSREGSLPQADPTTWVKKELDDEVNSRSPDTMEEISSSLMEEPRTFAITGDQSTNHTASLHVPLTPPKKPSTTAVNNPKAKVRAAFSEGQMNVLVQRFSVQRYLPPAEMKNLAEMTGLTYKQVKTWFQNRRMKLRRHQKDTSWVSERYTTNKSSPVRGTIFTNIPQHIPPYEGESQLKEHYNQHMMEAAFKKTAPQNLAFYLAAMGSTAGSAGYSSWSSGPPQTAVPTRPQAAGWSMPPGVSHYEYNPSAFTSASVASANNTGQDTSFEGKDGEPVSSRSSAIVHNISQ, from the exons ATGGCGGACTGGAAGTCTCAAATAAGCTACAACTACAACCCCTCTTACCATGCCTACGCTTACGGCCTCATGTACCCACCCGCGCCCGAGCAGAATCACGGCAGCTGGGGCGAGGCCGGGGTCACGGACCTGAGCAACAACAACGCCGGTGTGACGCAGGCCTACTACACCGCCACCACCGCCAGGACTCGGGAAGAGTCCCCGCCCGGCAGTCCGGAGCAGCACGCTGTGAACGGCCATTGTCACTACCAGGGCTCAGGGTTGGTTTACCTCGGTGACACCCAGGCAGGCCGACTGCTCATGGCCGGGCCACACCGGGCTGCCTACGACGCGAGAGCACACGAGGCCAGGCGGGCCGGGAGCGACTCAACCAGCGACTCGGAGGCGCACATCTCACCAG ATTCATGGAGTtctggcagcagcagagaaggaAGTCTCCCCCAGGCAGACCCGACTACATGGGTGAAGAAAGAGCTTGACGACGAGGTCAACAGCAGGAGCCCCGACACCATGGAGGAGATTTCCAGCTCACTCATGGAGGAGCCGAGGACCTTTGCGATCACGGGGGACCAGAGCACCAACCACACTGCCTCTCTACATGTACCCTTAACTCCCCCAAAGAAGCCAAGCACTACCGCTGTAAATAACCCTAAAGCAAAGGTCCGGGCAGCCTTCTCAGAGGGCCAGATGAATGTTCTCGTCCAGCGCTTCAGTGTGCAGAGGTACCTCCCCCCAGCAGAAATGAAGAACCTGGCAGAAATGACAGGGCTGACCTACAAACAG GTTAAGACCTGGTTTCAGAACCGCAGGATGAAGCTAAGGAGGCACCAGAAGGACACCAGCTGGGTGTCTGAGCGCTACACCACCAACAAAAGCAGCCCAGTTCGTGGAACCATCTTTACCAATATTCCCCAACATATCCCACCT TATGAGGGAGAATCGCAGCTCAAGGAGCATTACAACCAGCACATGATGGAGGCAGCCTTCAAGAAGACGGCTCCACAGAACCTGGCCTTCTATCTTGCAGCTATGGGCTCTACTGCTGGATCTGCTGGCTACTCCTCCTGGTCATCAGGCCCTCCACAGACTGCAGTGCCCACCAGGCCCCAGGCGGCTGGCTGGTCCATGCCCCCCGGCGTCAGCCATTATGAATACAACCCCAGTGCTTTCACCTCAGCCAGTGTTGCCTCTGCAAACAACACCGGGCAAGACACGAGCTTTGAAGGCAAAGATGGAGAGCCTGTTAGCAGCCGCAGCTCTGCCATAGTACATAACATCAGCCAGTAG
- the ipo4 gene encoding importin-4 — protein MTEELEQILSQLTQPDNAVIQQATAQLKQAFKDPAIIPALCAVMSGSQNPQIRQSAAVMLRLRVKKHWKKISPNDRESLKAVVLQAFMQEAEHTVQHSLSQLCAVMVKHETPDRWPALLQLLNQSTKSSNPHDRQVGLLLLNKVMESNPEPFKPHYCQLLQLFSTVLQDHNNPTALYYCILTLTAITAYTGTEEMNLMRSIIPSLIVALKHLIKADQDQASEAMEVFNELMESEVSIIVPHVTEMVHFCLEVGSDTTLSDSLRVKALSCIAFLIKLKSKTVLKQKLLNPILQAIFPVLVAAPPPGEHDPEDEEDDSGDGTDNDNPKHCAAQIIDTMALHMPPEKLFQQLMPLAQACLASENSYQRKGGLMCLAVLAEGCADHIRTKMLSSMLQTVCQSLSDSDQVVRSAGLFALGQFSEHLQPEVSKYCSDLMPLLLGYLSSCNQAKVGHVTKAFYALENFMENLGADIEPYLPTLMETMLSALNNTENLKIKELAVSAIGAIANAAKELLVPYFPPVIESLKGFLTTTTEEMRSLQTQSLDTLSVLARTIGKDVFSPLAAECVRLGLNLTDTIDDPDLRRCTYSLYSAVSTVSPDCLTPHLTAITTVMLLALKSNEGITAHLEEDKTFVLLDEDDDDDNNEGEKDVDDFLEDDTETDIHDVAGFSVENAYIDEKEDACDALGEIAFSTGVAFQPFLESSFQQVYEMRDFPHEDVRRAAFGAMGQFCRAQHKVWMENPTESNHQALLKLLDVVIPCFLETVRTEQERQVVMAVLETMNSVIKSCKEEVFKNPSRLKEISYVIRDVLKKKAACQGGGVDEADDEEQQAEYDAMLLEFAGEGIPLLASSVPADQFAPFLNDLLPLIMSKAKSSCTVADRSFSVGTIGEILQALGSVSGGQGLAGRLSNRLLPVLVAGTKDSDAEVRNNSVFGLGCLAQAAGPIVVTDYPMMLSVFSNLLTKESDLRVIDNLCAALCRMILSNVEAVPLEQVLPALVDRLPLKEDMEENKTVFSCMAMLYTNSPALVVKLMKPIVAASSHVLGNKDVDEETQTTSAMLIKQFAQHHSADFQAAMTSLPGEQQAKLSAAISAS, from the exons ATGACAGAGGAACTGGAGCAAATTCTTTCGCAGCTGACACAGCCTGACAATGCAGTTATTCAGCAG GCCACAGCCCAGCTGAAACAGGCGTTCAAAGACCCAGCCATTATACCAGCCCTGTGTGCTGTCATGAGTGGCTCCCAAAACCCTCag ATTCGTCAGTCAGCTGCTGTGATGCTGAGGTTGAGAGTGAAGAAACACTGGAAGAAGATTAGCCCCAATGACAGAGAGAG CCTCAAGGCAGTGGTGCTGCAGGCATTCATGCAGGAAGCAGA GCACACAGTGCAGCACTCGCTCTCCCAACTGTGCGCAGTGATGGTTAAACATGAGACACCAGACCGCTGGCCtgccctgctgcagctcctcaaccAGTCCACCAAGAGCAGCAACCCTCATGACAGACAG GTTGGCCTCCTGCTGCTCAATAAGGTGATGGAGTCCAACCCAGAGCCTTTCAAGCCTCACTACTGCCAGCTGCTACAGCTGTTCAGTACTGTGCTGCAGGACCACAATAACCCAACAGCCCTGTACTACTGCATCCTCACCCTCACAGCCATCACTGCATATACTGGCACAGAAGAAATG AACCTGATGCGTTCTATCATCCCAAGCCTGATTGTCGCTCTGAAACACCTCATCAAGGCTGATCAG GACCAAGCCAGCGAGGCTATGGAGGTGTTTAATGAGCTCATGGAGAGCGAGGTGTCCATCATCGTCCCTCATGTTACCGAGATGGTCCACTTCTGCCTGGAG gtGGGAAGTGACACCACGCTGAGTGACTCTCTGCGGGTGAAAGCACTCTCTTGTATTGCCTTCCTCATCAAGCTGAAGAGCAAG ACTGTGCTGAAGCAGAAGCTGCTGAACCCCATCCTGCAGGCTATTTTCCCTGTGCTAGTTGCAGCTCCACCACCTGGTGAGCACGACccagaggatgaggaggatgacagCGGAGATGGCACAGACAATGACAATCCCAAACACTGTGCTGCTCAG aTTATTGACACCATGGCTCTTCATATGCCCCCAGAGAAACTGTTTCAACAGTTG ATGCCCCTGGCTCAAGCCTGCCTTGCCAGTGAAAACTCCTATCAGAGGAAGGGAGGTCTCATGTGTCTTGCTGTGCTGGCTGAAGGATGTGCTGACCACATACGCACCAA GATGCTGTCATCTATGCTGCAGACGGTGTGCCAGAGTCTTTCCGACTCTGATCAGGTTGTGCGCAGTGCCGGCCTTTTTGCCCTGGGACAGTTCTCTGAACACTTACAG CCTGAAGTGAGCAAGTACTGTTCGGACCTGATGCCTTTGCTGTTGGGCTACCTTTCTTCCTGTAACCAAGCCAAGGTTGGCCATGTTACTAAGGCATTTTATGCCCTGGAGAATTTCATGGAGAACCTAG GAGCAGATATTGAGCCCTACTTGCCCACCCTGATGGAGACTATGTTGTCTGCCCTTAACAACACTGAAAACCTCAAGATAAAAGAGCTTGCTGTGTCAGCCATCGGTGCCATAG CCAATGCTGCCAAGGAGCTGCTGGTGCCCTACTTCCCTCCAGTTATTGAAAGCCTGAAGGGCTTCCTGACGACCACCACAGAGGAAATGAGGTCTCTGCAAACACAGTCCTTGG ATACTCTCTCTGTGCTGGCCCGTACCATCGGCAAAGATGTCTTCAGCCCTCTTGCTGCAGAGTGTGTTCGACTGGGCCTCAACCTCACTGACACCATTGATGACCCTGACTTGAGACGCTGCAC GTACAGTCTATACTCTGCTGTATCCACAGTGAGCCCTGACTGCCTGACACCTCACCTCACTGCCATCACAACAGTCATGCTCCTCGCCCTCAAGTCCAATGAAGGCATTACG GCACACCTCGAGGAGGACAAGACCTTTGTCCTTctggatgaagatgatgatgatgacaacaacGAGGGAGAAAAAGATGTTGATGATTTTCTAGAAGATGATACTGAGACAGATATACATGATGTTGCAGG GTTCAGTGTGGAAAACGCCTACATCGATGAGAAGGAGGATGCCTGTGATGCACTGGGAGAGATTGCCTTCAGCACCGG CGTTGCCTTCCAGCCCTTCCTGGAGTCGAGCTTCCAGCAGGTTTACGAGATGAGAGAT TTTCCCCATGAGGACGTCCGCAGGGCAGCTTTCGGAGCCATGGGCCAGTTTTGTCGAGCTCAGCACAAAGTATGGATGGAGAATCCCACTGAGTCCAACCACCAGG CCCTGCTGAAGTTGCTGGATGTGGTCATTCCCTGCTTTTTGGAAACTGTGCGAACAGAGCAGGAGCGGCAGGTTGTGATGGCCGTCCTGGAAACCATGAACAGTGTCATCAAGTCCTGCAAGGAAGAGGTTTTCAAGAACCCTTCACGACTCAAGGAGATCAGCTATGTCATCCGTGATGTGCTCAAGAAAAAG GCTGCTTGTCAGGGCGGTGGTGTTGATGAAGCTGATGATGAAGAACAACAG GCGGAGTACGATGCAATGCTCCTGGAGTTTGCCGGGGAGGGAATTCCCCTGTTGGCCTCTTCTGTGCCTGCAGACCAGTTCGCCCCTTTCCTCAATGACCTGCTGCCTCTTATCATGAGCAAAGCT AAATCGTCGTGCACAGTGGCAGACCGCTCCTTCTCTGTGGGAACGATTGGAGAAATCCTGCAGGCCCTTGGGAGCGTGTCCGGCGGGCAGGGCTTGGCAGGCCGCCTGTCCAATCGCCTGCTTCCCGTGCTGGTAGCTGGAACGAAGGACAGCGATGCAGAGGTTCGCAACAACAGCGTGTTCGGACTGGGATGTCTGGCCCAGGCAGCTGGACCCATCGTTGTGAC AGACTATCCCATgatgctgtctgtgttttccaACCTGCTGACCAAAGAGTCAGACCTCAGGGTGATTGACAACCTGTGTGCTGCCCTCTGCAGGATGATCTTGAGCAATGTGGAAGCTGTCCCTCTGGAGCAG GTTTTGCCTGCTCTGGTTGATCGTCTTCCCCTCAAAGAGGACATGGAGGAGAACAAGACAGTGTTCAGCTGCATGGCTATGCTCTACACTAACAGTCCTGCTCTG GTTGTGAAGCTAATGAAGCCCATTGTCGCTGCTTCCAGTCATGTCCTTGGCAAcaaagatgttgatgaag AGACCCAGACAACTTCTGCCATGCTAATCAAACAGTTTGCCCAGCACCATTCCGCAGACTTCCAAGCAGCTATGACGTCACTTCCTGGAGAGCAGCAGGCCAAACTCAGCGCGGCCATCTCTGCCTCGtag